The Pontibacter korlensis sequence AGCCGAAAAAGGAGAAGCAGCTAAAAGTCAGGTGGCACTGATGGAAGATCGGGTGCGGATGAATAACGGCCAGCCACAACTCTATGGTAGCCAATTGCGCATGAACAACGATACCGAGCAGTATGAACTCCACACGATAGAAGACGAAGCTAATGTAAATAAGCGTCGTGCAGAAATGGGGCTGGAGCCGCTCGAAGAGTATATGAAAAGGTTTGGCTTAGACTATAAAGTACCACAGGCAGGACCTGCTAACTAGCCTAAAAGTATAAACCCGAAGCTGATCAGCTTCGGGTTTATACTTTATAGCAGCAGCAAGCCTCTTTCCCGTAGCTCAAACCAGCTCGGAGAGCTTAAGAACTCTGCGAAGTTAAGGTGTGCATCTGTAGGATAACTTTCTTCCAATTGCTTTAGCGTAACAGCCTCCTGGTTATCTGGCGTAATTTTCTGCAGTACTTCAAATAGCCATTGCCCAATACACGCCGTTGTTTTTACCTGGAAATCCTCACCCTTTTCATAAAAAGTGAGCAGGCAACGCTCAATGGTCTGTCCTTTTTTTGCATACATAGTCAGGTCGATATCTGGTAGGTTGCCTAACCAAAGTACACGTGCATTCAGGCGCGTATTGTCCGGACGCTGAGGAGTGGCTATGGCCTCTGCTATCAGGTTAGGTGACTGTGTAGTGCATGGCACTTTAAAGTCAAACCAAAACGAAAGGGGCTCGTCCAAACCTATGCCGTGCATGTAATTGTAAAGTGCTTTGGCTAAGCCTTCGCCAAAGATGCTGTGGTCAGTGCCTTTAGGATCCTCGTGCCACAGGTCGTTATTAGCAAAGTCTCCTTCCTCGGGGCCAACTTTTACTACGCCATATTTCTCTGGGTTCTTGCCAACCGGGCTATGCGCCGTCATACTAAAGCGATGCCAGTAGCCAGATTGAATCACGTTGTTGACAAACAACTGACGCACTACGTCCAGCGAATCTATTGTTTCCTGTGCAGTTTGTGTCGGGAAGCCATACATGAGGTAAGCGTGCACCATAATTCCAGCTTGGGTAAAGGCATCGGTAACGCGGGCTACCTGAGCTATACTTACACCTTTTGCCATCAGCTCCAGCAGGCGGTCCGAGGCCACTTCCAAGCCACCCGACACGGCAATACAACCCGAGGCAGCCAGCAGGCGGCAAAGGTCAGGCGTAAAAGTCTTTTCGAAACGGATATTCCCCCACCAACTGATTTTCACACCACGGCGGATTAGCTCAATAGCCATGTCGCGGAGCGGGGCAGGAGGAGCAGCCTCATCCACAAAGTGGAAGCCTGTTTGCCCGGTTTGCTCAATAATTTGCTCAATGCGGTCTACAAGCAAAGTAGCCGGTGCCACATCGTAGCGGTTTATATAGTCCAGCGTAATATCGCAGAAGGAGCAGCGCTTCCAGTAACAGCCATGGGCAATGGTAAGTTTATTCCAGCGGCCGTCGCTCCAGAGGCGGTGCATTGGGTTTATCACGTCAATCACCGAAAGGTAATCCTGTAAGTGAAGGTCGCTGTAATCTGGGGTGCCGACCTCTGTATGTGGTATATCCTTATCAAGGCAGCCATTAATGTACTCGACCTTGCCGTTTTGTAGTAAGAAGGTTCGCTGCAGAAAATCTATTTGCCGCTCTCCCTGCAGGTACTCCAGCAGTTTCAGCCAAGGGCCTTCGCCGTCATCCAGCGTAACAAAGTCTATGTACTTAAACAGGCGTGGCTCTCGCAGGCTGCGCAGTTCAGTATTAGGATAGCCACCACCTATGGCTATTTTTATGTGCGGATATTTTTCTTTGATATATTGAGCCATGCGCAGCCCGCCGAAAAGGTTACCCGGAAAAGGTATAGAAAAGCCAACTACATCAGGCTGTACCTGTTGCAGGCGCTCCTCCAGCAGCTCCAGTAACATAAGGTCTACAAGGCTTGGAGACTCCTGCAAGGCCTCCTCCAGTGTGTCGAAAGAGGTGGCAGACATAGCCAGCTTCTCAGCATAGCGGCTGAAAGCAAAGTATGGCGAGATAGTCTCCTTTATCAAATCACCAAGGTCCTCCAAGTATAGCGTAGCCAGGTAGCGGGCCCTGTCGGTTATACCCAGACTTCCGAAGGCCCAATCAATATCCTCCACCTGGTCGAAGCGGGAGGCCTCGGGTAAAAATCGGCTGTAGCTTATCTGCTGCGCCAGTGTATGGTCTTTATTCTGCAGAAATCGGATAACCGGCTCTATAGTTTCTAGGTAATCCCGCTTCAGGCGAAGTATACGTAGGCTATTATCAGAGAGCTCATAATCGCCCTGCTCCACCGCTTCGAATATACGCTTAAGCCCTTTGCGAGAGAACATACGCAGTACCAGCTCAATGCCGATATCGGCTTGCGTGACGCTATAACCACGGCCAGTCAGAAACCCTTTCAGATAAGCAGTGGCAGGATATGGCGTGTTTAGTTGTGTAAGCGGCGGCGTAATGAGCAGTATGGTTGGCTTCTCCAAAATATAAATCAGCTTAAAGTATAAGTATGCGGCAGCAATGCCAGCGCACAAAAGTACAGATTCCGGCGCAGACTTTCAGAGCGCCCTTATGCAACAGCCTGTGCCGTGTTCCGGTTCATGTTAAGGTCTCAAAATCAACTGACTTGGTATATTTAACTGGTATAATATTTTAACAATATTTAATTGGAATTATTTGTAATTGGAGAATCTTGTTTTTAAGTTTGCTTCAAGAAAGAAAATTGATGCTGAGGAGTTTAGCTTACTATGCCACTATAACAAATCCCTCTACCATGAACGCCCAGAAAAACTTACAAATGATACTGACCACGCTACTGCTCATACTAGCAGTGCTTGCGATGGATTGGCAGAAGGAAGACTACACAGACAAAGTTAGTACTGCTGTTGTTACGTCTAACACGACAACAGATACTTCAGAAACAAATCAGCTTTTAAATACCAGCTGCTGCTTAGAGCATGCTTTAGAGGCAGCTGAGGCAGGACGCCTGATGGAAGAAGAGGAGGACTGGGAAGGACTGTTACATACCTTCAGTACAGATAACAGGCCCATACTTTTTTTGGGGCACGACCCTGCAAAGCGTGTCACGGCCATATACTTTAGAAAGAAACCCCAACCAGCTAGTTAATACCCTTTAAAAACTAAAGCCTGCGCTTTTAAACGCAGGCTTTTCTTATTATTAGCTGTTTGTTATCTTCTTATTACACGATCAACGCCCTTGTTCACACCAGGCACAATAACCTGTATAGTGAGGGTAACCATCACAAAAATCACAAAGAAAGTGCGCAGTAACCGGAGCGGAAAGTCAGAGTGGAGGCCGAAAGTATAGAGCTCTAACGCCGAAGCCAACAAAAAGCAAATGAGGGCAATAAGCAGCAGCTTTTTGCGGAGCTGCGGTTTTAAAATTGGTCTAGGCATATATTACTTACTTACACTCCAAATATAGAGTGCCTGCGGGAACATATAAAAATCAGGAGTGGCCTTTTTCTGCCTCACTTTCTTCCTGAGCCTCGGACGATTGCGTCCGCGTGTCACTCTCTGGCTCCGGCGGCGGTATTTGCTTGTCTTGCCTTACTTTTTCTACGTCCGAAGAGTCGTCTTTTGTGGTCTCTTTAGGTGGCTGTTTTGCTTTATTTTCTTCCATGGTATGCAACAAATTCTGGTTTATGCTGATGTACGGGTATAAATACCTTCTGGTGCACATTTCAACTATAAACTAAGCCATGCCGTACATTTAGTATGCTGCGTCGGGTCTGCCTGTCGTCAGCTATAATGTTTAACAGGAAATTTTATATAAGATGAATAAAAGCAAATTAAGATCTACACTGTTTGCAATGGTAGCTACTGTAATGGCTACTTTTAGTATAGCTGCTTGTAATACAGGAACAGATCCAGGAGACACAGATACAGAGCGTGGCGACATAAAGAGGCCAGGAAGTATGGTAAACCAGGATGAGGACGACCAGGTGCAGGCTGAGCGCGATAGCATGGAGCAGCACTACGATCACGCAGATCATGAAAAGCATGATGATAACAGGAAAGGCAGTGCCGTACATGCTGGCGACGGCAAGAAAGATGCTGCGGATAGAGGAGAGAATAATCAATGAAGTATAAACATTATAAAACAGAAAGCCTGCCCTTAAATAGGGCAGGCTTTCTGTTTTTGATAAGCATTATGCTTAATTAAAAACAAAGCCGTTCGGGCCTACACCTACTTTAAAGGTGGTGATTTGTGTGCCGTTTGAATTGTAAACATACACAGTGCCGTCGCCAGACCAGTTGTTTTCGTCTCCACCGTAAATGTTGCCGTTATCAGGATCCACACCTAAGCCGTAGAAGCTGCGGTCGATAAGTGGTGTTTCATTAAGAGTGGTAGCGCTGATATCTTGCTGATGCACTCCTCCGTTGTAGATAAAGTATAGCTTATCTTTGCTGCCGTTGGTAACCAGCTTACCAGCCGATGCTGTAACATTAGGGAATATTATGGTGCTGCTAACAGTATTGTTAGACACATTTATCTTTGAAAGAGCACCAGCAGTGTGCTCCGACTGAGGTAAGTTCCAGTCTTTATTGCCAGAGCTAAGCACCCACAGGGTATTGTTTCTGTCGAGAGCAAGGCTGTTAGGGCCATAAGTTACTGTAATGCTGCTTTCAACTGCATCATTGGCAGTATTGATAACAGTAACTTTGTCGCTGCCCTGGTTGGTAACGTACAGCTTGCCATTGGCTATTAGAAGCTGCTCTGGTTGCACATCCACCTCTATTGTTTTCACAACAGAGTATGACTTCAGGTCGATAACCGAAACACGGCCTTTGTTGTAGCTCCAATCTGCATTAGCAGGAAGCCACTCAGTTACGTATCCTTTGTCATTGTTAAGTGCCACAAAGTAACGTGGAGCACTCAGGCCTTCTACCACGCCTTCAGACTTGAAGGTGGCGGCATTAACAACCTCGATTTTATTGCTGTTGTTTACTACAATAAAGGCTCGGTCGCCGTGGACAACCATGTTCTGGGCTACATCACCAAGTGGGCGATTCTCGTTTACTGTGCTGAAAATTCCATTCTGTACCTCATTTGAGTTACTATTGTAGTAGGAAATAGAGCCGTTAGGAGTACCAAAGTTACCTTCGTTCACTATAAATACACCATCTTCGGAGTAAGCGCCGCTTGGACCGTCATTGTTGTCGTCGCAACTGGTAAAGCCAAGAGAGGTGATGGCTAGTGTGGCAGCTAGAAAAAAGCTGCGGAAGTAGTTGAGTTTTCTCATTATGGTTTAAGTAAGAATTATAGTTAGGGTATGATAAATCGTAAACTGAAAGTATAACCGCGTGGAGGCATAGCCCGGTAAGCCATCGTCTGGTATTCGGCGTTTGTTACGTTGTCGGAACGTAACGTAAAATGCAGGGTGTTTTGCCCTAGCTGTAGTCTTCGGCTTAGTGCCAGGTGCAGGAGCGTGAAACTGTTGAGGCTGCTGGTTTCAGAATTGGTAGTGTAGCGCAAGCCGGTATAGTTAACGTTGCCGATCAGGCTCCACTTTCTGTAAGTAGCTTTTGTGGAGAATAAAGCCTTGTGCTGCGGTACATACATTAGCTGCTTTCCTTTGTCGCCACTGCCTTCATACACTTCAGCCTGCACCGACGAAGTATAGGTATAGCCAGCAGAGCTACGCAGCTTTAGTTCTGAGAAAGTAGCAGTAGCGGTGGTGCTAAACTCCAAGCCTTTGCTTTCTACCTTCTGTAAGTTGGTTGGGCGCCAGACGCCGGTACTGTTCGGAGCCCACTGTATCCAATCATCAATAAGCATATAGTAACCTGCCGCTTCTGTTTCTAGCAGCAGGTTGTTTTCTTGCACCAGCACGTGACGCAGACCCAGCTCGTAGTTCCACCCTTGCTCCGGATGCAGATTAGGATTGCCTGCTCCTACCCAGAAGCGGTCGTTAAGTGTTGGCACGCGGTAGCTGCCACTTACATTGCCCTTTAGCGATACCTGGTGCTGGTGGCTGTTAAAGAACTTCCAGTTAAAGCCCAGTGCTGGTGTAAGAGGAGGGTTGTATCCTTCTACCAATGCCTGGCGCAGGTTTAAGGTAAGTTGGAGTGGTTGTACAGGGTCGTAGCGGAACAGTGCAAACAGGGAGGCGCGGTTTTCATCTTGCTGCCCAGCGTAGCCATCGTTCGATGCTACAAAATGCTGCAGGTTTAAACCGCCCCTGAGGCTCCAGCGTTCGCCGTAGGTATATGTTTGCTCAGCCTGTAGCTGATAAGTGTCTACATTCGACTCTGAATTGGAGCTGATGTCGGTATAGTGTAGGTAGTCGTTAAAGTAGGCAACCTTTACGTCTGTCTGGCCTAGCTGGCTCTGGTGCTTGAGCTCTGTCATCAGGCGGAGACTTTTGTCTTGCTGCTGTGCATTGGCATAGGCAGAACCCATAGCAGGTTGGAGGTCTCGGTCCGAAAAAGTATACCAGCTATGTACAGCCACCTCCGTTCCCGGTGACAAGTGCCAGCTTAGGTCTTGGGTAAAGCCGTGCTGCTCCATCTGTGCATTTTCCTGGCGCACTTCCGGCGTACCAAAGCGGCTGAGATTTCTGTATTTAAAGTTGTTCTTGGCTAGGCTACCATAAGCGCTTAATCCATAGGAAAACTTTTTCGCCGTGTAGCCTACGCTGCCGCTGCCAAAATAGCGGCCAAAGCTTCCTGCTTCTAATTTCACATCGCCTCCAAAGCCTTCTGTGCTAAAGTTAGGGGAGTTCAGCAACACTGCTCCGCCAATAGCACCACTGCCATAGTTAGCTGCAGCAGAACCATGCTGTACTGCCACCTCACCAACTCCGCTTAAAGGAATAGTTGAAAAGTCTATCTGGCCTAAGGTAGCCGGAGCAATGTTAAGCCCATTCCAAAGTACAGCCGTTTGTGAAGCATTGGTGCCCCGAAACGCTACTGATGAAATGCCGCTTACACCGTAGCTCTTGAAGTAAATGGGAGAGCGTGCCTGCAGCGCTTCGGCAAGTGAACCAGAACTATAGGTGCTCAGGAAGGAACTGTCTACCTGTACTACACGACTGCCGGCAGCATATACTTCGGCGGGTTTGCCAAAAACCTCTACCGTACGCAGCTGGTGCCAAGTAGTATCCTGCTGTGCCATAGCCACAGTAGTAACACCGCCCAGGCAGGCGCAAAGCCATATTTTCAGAAGAGAGAATTTAGTCAAAATACATACTGCTTACATCCCGAAGCATGCAACAGGTACAAAGGCGGTAACAGCAAGCGCAATTATTATAGCGGTGGCCGTGCAGCTTTTTACCCGAAAGCATACGACAAATCAGTGTCGGACTGGCAGGTCTCCTGGCTCTCTTCAGTTAGCCCGCCTTCCCACGCAGCGTGTGCTGCACAGTGGCCGTAGGGTATAGGCTAACCTTTTTGGTGAAGATGACAGTTGCGGGAACAGCGCAGGAGTTACACCTGCTTCCCTTTTAAGGCTACAACCACGGCAGTAGTTATGGCCACCAATCTGGGTGCAAAGGTAGGAACATTTATGCAATGTTGGTTAATCCTGTTCAGAACATATTACTGGGGCCTTCAACCGAACCTGCTCTGGTGCGTAACTCCAAGCACAAATTGACAAGAGCAGAACATTGAAACTGACTAAACCTTTTTATACCCGACCTAATGTAGTGCAAGTGGCACAGGAGTTATTGGGCAAGTATGTCTACACCTGCGTCGATGGCATACTTACAGGAGGAATGATTGTGGAAACAGAGGCTTATGCCGGGGAAAATGACAGAGCTTGCCATGCCCACCTGAACCGTCGTACCTCCCGCACAGAAATCATGTATCATGAGGGAGGAGTCGCTTATGTATACCTGGTGTATGGCATTTACCACTTGTTTAATATCATCACCAACGAGAAAAATAAAGCAGATGCCGTATTGGTGCGTGCCATAGAACCAGAGGTAGGGGTAGAGGAGATGCTGCTGCGGCGGGGCATGGCAAGTGCAAAACCTAACCTTACAGCCGGGCCTGGGGTGCTTAGCATTGCTCTAGGCATAGATAAAAAGCTTTATGGTGCCGACCTGACTGGTAACACAATTTGGCTGGAGGATAAAGGTGTTACTGTGCCGGCCGAGGATATAGCCATTGGACCACGCATTGGCATAGACTATGCCGGTGAAGATGCGCTGCTGCCTTGGCGGTTTTGGCTGAAAGGGAGCAAGTGGGTAAGCAAAAAAAGATAACTTTGAGCTGGGATAAACAGCTTTCTAATTCTTCGCACTCAACTTATTGTCAACTGACCAATAACCTCCACCTCTAATCAGCAGGAATGTACTTCCCAACAACATCGACCAGTCTGTCCGGCTGGCATGTAGCATTTCCCAAACGCCATCGTTAGTTAAGATCTCCAGCTTAGTAGTAGCCAGGGCCGTGAGCATGATTATGATGAGAGGCATGCTTGCCAGGCGCGTAAACAACCCGAGTAAAACCAGTGTGCCGCAGATAAATTCAAAAGAGCCCACGAAGGCACCCAAAAAATCAGGCGAGGGAAGGCCAATTCTCTCAAAGCGTCCTGCGCCTCGTGTTGCAGGAAATAAAAGCTTTTGAATGCCCTCCGATAAAAACACGACACCTACTATAAGCCGGATCAAGATGGTTGTTCTGGAGTTGTCGGTTTGGGTGATCTTCTGAAGCATTGATTTGCTTGATGGTTCTAAGCCGCAAAGTACAGAGAATTGTTAAAAGCTATAACGGCACTAAGGATTACGAAAATCTATAGATGATGCGTGCTCACATGTGGAGTGCTTGAAGTAGTGCCGATATGCTTATGCATAATGGTAACGCCTGTGTTGCCTACTAGCTTAGTATATACGCGCCAGCCCAGGTCATAGTAGAAGCTTACTCTGTCGGTGGCTACCAGGTATAAATCAGAAAAACCAATCTGCTGAGCGTGCTGCTCTAAGGCCTGGACCAGTAACTTGCCAACCCCCTGCATACGGTACTCAGGTGCTACATAGAGTGCGGCTAGCCAAGGCTTCAGTTCCGGGAGTGCCTCCACACCGTCGTCCTCTATCAGCAATACCGAACCTGCTGGTTTATCTCCTGATAAAGCCACTAGTGTAACCGGAAACGTTCCAGATTGTAGGTGCTCACGCAAAGGAGCCTTCACCACCTCTATGGTGTTGCCCGGCTTTTGCCACCACTGCTGGTATATCCAGTTGGCTACAGTGTTGAAGTGTTCAGGTGCTTCGTGCAGGTTCTTTATTGTAAACATCGCCTTAGCTTCTTTAGCTTATGTTTTACGGGTATTTTACAACCAGAAAGAAAAAGCAATATAATTATAAAAGCCTGCTAGGCAAAGAGGTGTATGTTAGCCTATTGATATTTTTTAGAACATGTAAGAGGTAGTATTAAAAGCTACTTAGCCGGGAAAAGAACCTTTAAAGCCTGTGGTATTCGCTTACCCCAGGCAGCTTCAAAATGCTTTGCCTGTGGGTCCTTTACCCAAGTATAGTTTTTGCTATCCCGGTAGCCTTTCTTTTGCAGAGCCCGCAGCATGTTATCTATACCTAGCTGCAATTGTTCCTCCAGCTCAATCCCACCATTGTCGATGTAGAAGTACAGGTCTTTCTTTTTGCCTTTATAAGCAAGTACGTCATCTACATAGTCTATTTGCTGAATTTTAAAGGCAGGCGACATGCAAATGGCTCTAGAGAAGACTTCCGGATGCTCCCAGGCCAGCATGAAAGCTATGGTACCTCCTGCCGAAGAACCGCCCGTAGCAGTGTACTTGCGGTCAGGCTTTGTGCGGTATGTGCTATCTACGAAAGGCTTTACAGTATTGACTACAAAATCCATGTATGCTGAGCCTTTATCGCCAGGAGTATACTCCTGCATGCGATCTTCGTTATTGTTGATGCCGACAATAATGATTGGCTCTATCGCGCCTGCTCGTATCAGGCTATCGGCTGTTTCATCAATGCGCCAGTCTACTCCAAAAGAGCTGGTGCCAGGGTCGAAAAGGTTTTGCCCGTCATGCATGTAAAGTACAGGGTAGCGTTTTCGAGGGTCCTGGTCATAATTTGGCGGTAGCCATACGACCAAATCGCGGGCAGGTATAGTGTTGCCTGTTCCTAAATTTTGATGGTACCTAACCGTGCCTGTTACGCCTCCTTTTGCAGAAGGTGCTTTACCATCCCGCCAATGCTTTACCTGGTTTTTTACCTGCAGGCTACTCTCCACTTTAACCGTAAAGTTACCCAGAGGGGCTCCGGTACTGTCAGTGGCTTCATGCTCCCAGCTGCCCAGCGTATACTTATACTCCAGGTGCATAAGAGGCTCGCGCAGCACAATTTCCTTTTGCCAGCTAGTAGAGCTGGTTCGTTCCATCTCCACCTTTCCAGGATTCCAGTTGCCAAGCTCCGGAGCGTTGCCGGTAATATATACTTGGGCAGTATCGGGTAAGCCAGGTGTGTGCAGCACAAATGTTACTGTTTTACTGGATGGGACCTGTGCCGATGCTGTGAGTGCCAGTAGCAGTAAAAGCAGGAGCGGAGGGATGAACTTCATAGTTATAGTAAGGCTGACGAGGTGGAGACTGTGACGTGTTGAGTTAGTAAGTAAGGTAAGAAAATGACCAGCGTTCTTTAACGCAAAACAGCCACAGCATAAAGTGCTGCGGCTGTTTTGCGTTATGTGGTGTCAGAAATTAGCTGTTAGACTTTTTACTCTCGCGGTCCTGCTCGTTGTCGGTGCGGTTTTGCGGAGTTTGTCTGCCGGTTAGCTTCGTATCGGTTACGTCGCGCTCCAGGCTATTTGAAATATCTTTTTTATTGCTGTTGCTCTTGTCTGTCAGGTCAGACTGCTGTTTCTTATTTTTATCTTCCATTGTTTTCATAGGTTAAATTAAACTATTCGCTTTTTTTACCAGCGGACTCAGAGCCAGCAGGAATGCTTTGCCAGCCTTTGCCTTGAGTAGGCTTGTTCTGGTTGCCCACTTTGGAGGCAGTTTGATTCTGGGCGTTCGGGTTGTTTGGATTGTTGTTGCTATTTCGAAGCGAGTTCTCAATAGCCAACCTGTTTCCTTTTTTGCCCGCCTCAAACGATTTCTCAGGGTTGCTTGCAAAGCCATGGAACTCCAAGTTCTTGTTCTTTTCTCCTTTCATCTGGTATAGAAGTTTTTAGGTGAAACATCAGGCCTTTTCGTAAGGCCGTTCTACAGTGTACGTCAGTTACTTTAGCATGTTTTGCGGCTGCCTCTTAGTACTTCTGGTCACTGTTTTCTTCCACATCTTTACCTGTGCGGATGTTAGTAATGCCGCCACCGGTGCCGCTGA is a genomic window containing:
- a CDS encoding B12-binding domain-containing radical SAM protein, which gives rise to MEKPTILLITPPLTQLNTPYPATAYLKGFLTGRGYSVTQADIGIELVLRMFSRKGLKRIFEAVEQGDYELSDNSLRILRLKRDYLETIEPVIRFLQNKDHTLAQQISYSRFLPEASRFDQVEDIDWAFGSLGITDRARYLATLYLEDLGDLIKETISPYFAFSRYAEKLAMSATSFDTLEEALQESPSLVDLMLLELLEERLQQVQPDVVGFSIPFPGNLFGGLRMAQYIKEKYPHIKIAIGGGYPNTELRSLREPRLFKYIDFVTLDDGEGPWLKLLEYLQGERQIDFLQRTFLLQNGKVEYINGCLDKDIPHTEVGTPDYSDLHLQDYLSVIDVINPMHRLWSDGRWNKLTIAHGCYWKRCSFCDITLDYINRYDVAPATLLVDRIEQIIEQTGQTGFHFVDEAAPPAPLRDMAIELIRRGVKISWWGNIRFEKTFTPDLCRLLAASGCIAVSGGLEVASDRLLELMAKGVSIAQVARVTDAFTQAGIMVHAYLMYGFPTQTAQETIDSLDVVRQLFVNNVIQSGYWHRFSMTAHSPVGKNPEKYGVVKVGPEEGDFANNDLWHEDPKGTDHSIFGEGLAKALYNYMHGIGLDEPLSFWFDFKVPCTTQSPNLIAEAIATPQRPDNTRLNARVLWLGNLPDIDLTMYAKKGQTIERCLLTFYEKGEDFQVKTTACIGQWLFEVLQKITPDNQEAVTLKQLEESYPTDAHLNFAEFLSSPSWFELRERGLLLL
- a CDS encoding YncE family protein, which translates into the protein MRKLNYFRSFFLAATLAITSLGFTSCDDNNDGPSGAYSEDGVFIVNEGNFGTPNGSISYYNSNSNEVQNGIFSTVNENRPLGDVAQNMVVHGDRAFIVVNNSNKIEVVNAATFKSEGVVEGLSAPRYFVALNNDKGYVTEWLPANADWSYNKGRVSVIDLKSYSVVKTIEVDVQPEQLLIANGKLYVTNQGSDKVTVINTANDAVESSITVTYGPNSLALDRNNTLWVLSSGNKDWNLPQSEHTAGALSKINVSNNTVSSTIIFPNVTASAGKLVTNGSKDKLYFIYNGGVHQQDISATTLNETPLIDRSFYGLGVDPDNGNIYGGDENNWSGDGTVYVYNSNGTQITTFKVGVGPNGFVFN
- a CDS encoding TonB-dependent receptor plug domain-containing protein codes for the protein MTKFSLLKIWLCACLGGVTTVAMAQQDTTWHQLRTVEVFGKPAEVYAAGSRVVQVDSSFLSTYSSGSLAEALQARSPIYFKSYGVSGISSVAFRGTNASQTAVLWNGLNIAPATLGQIDFSTIPLSGVGEVAVQHGSAAANYGSGAIGGAVLLNSPNFSTEGFGGDVKLEAGSFGRYFGSGSVGYTAKKFSYGLSAYGSLAKNNFKYRNLSRFGTPEVRQENAQMEQHGFTQDLSWHLSPGTEVAVHSWYTFSDRDLQPAMGSAYANAQQQDKSLRLMTELKHQSQLGQTDVKVAYFNDYLHYTDISSNSESNVDTYQLQAEQTYTYGERWSLRGGLNLQHFVASNDGYAGQQDENRASLFALFRYDPVQPLQLTLNLRQALVEGYNPPLTPALGFNWKFFNSHQHQVSLKGNVSGSYRVPTLNDRFWVGAGNPNLHPEQGWNYELGLRHVLVQENNLLLETEAAGYYMLIDDWIQWAPNSTGVWRPTNLQKVESKGLEFSTTATATFSELKLRSSAGYTYTSSVQAEVYEGSGDKGKQLMYVPQHKALFSTKATYRKWSLIGNVNYTGLRYTTNSETSSLNSFTLLHLALSRRLQLGQNTLHFTLRSDNVTNAEYQTMAYRAMPPRGYTFSLRFIIP
- a CDS encoding DNA-3-methyladenine glycosylase; this translates as MKLTKPFYTRPNVVQVAQELLGKYVYTCVDGILTGGMIVETEAYAGENDRACHAHLNRRTSRTEIMYHEGGVAYVYLVYGIYHLFNIITNEKNKADAVLVRAIEPEVGVEEMLLRRGMASAKPNLTAGPGVLSIALGIDKKLYGADLTGNTIWLEDKGVTVPAEDIAIGPRIGIDYAGEDALLPWRFWLKGSKWVSKKR
- a CDS encoding DoxX family protein, whose translation is MLQKITQTDNSRTTILIRLIVGVVFLSEGIQKLLFPATRGAGRFERIGLPSPDFLGAFVGSFEFICGTLVLLGLFTRLASMPLIIIMLTALATTKLEILTNDGVWEMLHASRTDWSMLLGSTFLLIRGGGYWSVDNKLSAKN
- a CDS encoding GNAT family N-acetyltransferase; translated protein: MFTIKNLHEAPEHFNTVANWIYQQWWQKPGNTIEVVKAPLREHLQSGTFPVTLVALSGDKPAGSVLLIEDDGVEALPELKPWLAALYVAPEYRMQGVGKLLVQALEQHAQQIGFSDLYLVATDRVSFYYDLGWRVYTKLVGNTGVTIMHKHIGTTSSTPHVSTHHL
- a CDS encoding alpha/beta hydrolase-fold protein, giving the protein MKFIPPLLLLLLLALTASAQVPSSKTVTFVLHTPGLPDTAQVYITGNAPELGNWNPGKVEMERTSSTSWQKEIVLREPLMHLEYKYTLGSWEHEATDSTGAPLGNFTVKVESSLQVKNQVKHWRDGKAPSAKGGVTGTVRYHQNLGTGNTIPARDLVVWLPPNYDQDPRKRYPVLYMHDGQNLFDPGTSSFGVDWRIDETADSLIRAGAIEPIIIVGINNNEDRMQEYTPGDKGSAYMDFVVNTVKPFVDSTYRTKPDRKYTATGGSSAGGTIAFMLAWEHPEVFSRAICMSPAFKIQQIDYVDDVLAYKGKKKDLYFYIDNGGIELEEQLQLGIDNMLRALQKKGYRDSKNYTWVKDPQAKHFEAAWGKRIPQALKVLFPAK